CTAAAGCGATTTAcctttaataaatatttcatttataCAGTCGAATAGTTACGAATACAACTCACTAGTGATTTGTGCTACACGACATCACTACTGAAATTTTCACTTTAAACTACACTACTCATatgatttttattgatCACTTTCGATCTACGACAGCGTGATTATTTGAAGCAAATGAAGATCTTTATGTAATAACCCTAAAAAACATCTTATCACTCATTGGAAACCTCTCATAGTGAAATGTAAAACCTGTGCAAGCAGGagtataaaaaatcgaGCTGCAAAGGGCCGTCTGATATTACATGGGTACTAAGTTTCATACTTTAGAGTCGACTTCTCATATGCAATGAAAGAAGCGAGCGTAAACGCTACACTTCGCATCCTTTCCTCATTAGTAGACGGATAGGAATAGTGTTAGAGCgggaatttttaaagatggGTTAGACGAGATAATCTTATGACATTCCACCTTTTTCCTTCATACTACATTGAACAAAGGTCGCAGCTAAATAAAAGCCACACGGCAAACTTACAAAGTCAACATATAATTAACTATTAATCATTTCATTctaattttgaatatttataaaagagagaaaaaaaacagcgaagaaaaatcttgtagaaataaatagattCATccaatatatttttcattcatatttatttttaacttatATTGTGGTGTATCAAATTCCGGTAAGGATTTTTTGCGAAGCAGAAATTTCGTTACGTCCCCGGTTAAGCTATCATCCGCTTGTAACCCGTGGGACTTGACTTTTCCACACACCATTTCAAAACTAAGAACATAGTAGGAAAAAAACATACAGCTATTAATAACCTATcgatttgaaattaattaattgttttttctgTTATAGAAGGACTGTTCGTGTGCTTACTGTGAAATATTCGCCTTACGAAGGCATTGCTGTGCATGCATCAGGACGCAATGCAAGGATCCATATACGAGGGCTCTAGGCGTAATACAATTAGCAAACCCTCTAATAATAACCCGCCTCTGGACATGTCTAGtttaaataatgattttGGCCAACAACTAGATTCTTTAGCAACTGGTGTTGGTTCGGGTTCCCTAAATGGTACCACTAATCCCAGTAGTAATTTCAACGACTCCAACCGTTCTAATATTTCAAGTTCCTTACGTTCTGAAATGGAGATGTCTAACAATTTGTTGAAGAATACGCAAAATGATACTTGGACATCTACCGTCGGTTTATCGGTCCCTGAAAATCAGGAAGCTATGAATTTTAACGAAGGTCCCACTGGTATTTCTTCtattgcttcaaaaaacaattCCTCCATAACTTCTAAGCTGCAAAATAATTCCAATTTAAGTGTCACTTCATCCGCTAATCGTGGAAGAACGTCTTCTGTTTCATCCAGTTATGACCCATCTTTTCCGTGGGGTCCGAGAATGTCTTCTGTTTCCTCTGGAAAACAACACTTGTCGTCTTTGTCTTTACATACTCATTTTAATCCGTCTTCCTCATCCACAGTTTCTTCGGATTCTCTTGAGAGTTCTCAACAGAAGGCTCCTTCTAGCAGTTCGACTGCTACACCGGCTTCTGCAGCTTCGGAGATTATTTCTAATAAAGATCCCGTTGTTGAACCTACTCACTCGGCTTCTAATGCCGCAAACAGCGGTTCCAATACCATTCGTGCAAGGCAAACGACGCGAACACGCTCTAATACTCTTCCATGGAGCCCTAGGGTTTTTGGTCCAACTTTAGGTTATAACACACCTCCTTTTGGTTATCCTCCTACCACTTCTTCTGCTCTGCCAAATGCTTCTGGTTCGTCTTCTTCGTTTTTTGGCCTTCCCACGGCGGTTTCGGCCTCTGCAGGTACTTCTTTTTCCGACATCTCCCCTGCTGCACCAAAAGCCTCTCTTGAAAACAACATTGCCTCTAATGCATCTTCTCTGTTGAATCCTGTCGGTCTTGATCACTTTTCTGCTGCTAGTGGCTGGTCCAGGGATTTTAATCATTTACCTGCTTCGTCGTTGGCTACTGCTCGTTCTTCACTTACTGGTAATGCGAAATCTGGTATTGATTCTTCCGTCACTGGTATGCCATCTGATAATTATGCGCGAGTTGTTGAGTCTTCGACTGCCGAATTCTTTGATCCTTCACTTGCCTCATCTTTCGGTTTAACTAATTATCGTACAAAACCACTGACCACTGGCTTCAATCATCCTAGACCACAAGGGCATGGATTGAATACGAGCTTATTCAATACTAGCTCTGGTGGTTCTTTGAAAAGCCCCACCTTTGAAGTTTCTAATCGATTAGGTGATGTGGACACTGTTCCTGATCTTCCACCTTTGGGCTCCTTGAGTTCTCGCCCAAAACCTTCGTCCAGTTCGAGACGCCGCTCTCAATCCCTTTCAGCTATGTTGAAAACGAGTAACCCTTACATGCCCTCCCCTTCCTTATTGTCTGGAAGCCTGGCTAATTCATCTGAACACTCTTCATCTCCCCGTTTAAGGGGTTCGCCGATTCATAATCAACCGGTTAGTTCATCAAAAAGTACCGCATCTTTGAACACTAATAACAATGGTTTACGTGCTTCAACTCCTGAAATGGCCAACATCAGTACTAGATCCAGCTCTGAATCTAACAATACCAACTCTTGGCCCACCGTTGGCGATGCtactattgaaaatttaaccCAACATGAACCTACTCATGCCCTTTGGGTGGGAAATCTCCCTTCTGGCGTTTCAGCAACTACTGTGGCAACTACATTCTCTGCTTATGGAACTGTTTCGAGCATTCGTATGCTATCTCATAAGCATTCAgcttttcttaattttgaTTCTGTTGAAACTGCAAAGCATGTTCTCGAAGAGCTCAATGGCAAAAGGATATTTTTTGGTTCCGATCCAGTTTGTATCAGCTTTGCTAAAGTtgcttcatcttcttctgaGTCTTCCCACTCTGCCGTTGACGGCTTAAATAAAGCCTTTTCGAACGTCTCGTTCGTCCCCTCTTTACGTGAGGTTTACGACGATTTGATTAACGTTGTTCAGTCATTCGGATTTAAGGATTTATCTAAAATCTATCAGATTCTTAACGCTGCTTGTGAATTGACTGACTTTGCTGCTCAGATTCCGTCTATTTCAAAAGCGTTCAGCAGTCGTCGATTAAATGCACCCAAACTTCGTCAAGTTCGTAAGCGTATTGATAATGGTCTTTGCACTCAGGAAGAAGTTGAAGACATTGCCATTAATTGGCTTGATGAAGTATCAGACTTATCGAGCGATCATCTTGGTAACACCGTTGTACAAAAGCTATTCGATTATTGTTCAGACCCCGTAAAGGAAATGATGCTTGAACGCATCGCTCCTCATTTGGCCCAAATTGGTATTCACAAAAACGGTACATGGGCTGCTCAAAAGATTGTTGACGTGGCATCAACTGAGGCACAAATGCGCCTTATTGCTAAACACTTGCAGCCCTACATTCCACTACTTTTTGCTGATCAATTTGGCAACTATGTTGTGCAAACATGCTTGAAATTTGGTGCTCCAATGAacgattttgtttttgaagcCATTCTCAACCAGTTTTGGGTAATTGCTCAAAGCCGTTATGGATCACGTGCCGTCCGCGCCTGTTTAGAGAGTCCTGATGTGACTGAAGAACAACGTGTACTTGTTGCTGCTGCTATAACAGTCTATTCCGTACACTTAGCTATGAACGGTAATGGTACGCTACTGTTAACTTATCTTGTTGAAAATATGAACTATCCTCATATTCCTATTCTTTTAACCCGGAGATTTGTTCAAGACATTGTTAGAGTTTGCACTCATCGACTAGCTTATAATTCCCttcttaaaataatttccaTATCACAAGGTGATACTGCTTGTGGTGATTTAGTCGTTGATGCTATTTTGGATACGCAAAATGATCTCAATCCAAACTCTTTAGAGAAAATACTTTTCGAACAAACTTATGGTCCGTCTTTTATTTGCAAACTCTTGACTCACGAAAATATATCAGCCTCGCATCGACAACAGTTACAAAGTGCTGTTCGAAACGTATTGGGCACTATGGAGGATCGCGGATCCtctgaattaaaaaagctgGCTGAGGTATGTGCGTAAATAACTGCATTATCGAACATTtatgagaaaaaaattttggttttcttCATGGCAAGCAAGGATTCAACtatttttgatatataTTCAACAGTttatatcttttatttagaGCCAGGAAGTTAGCATTATGATGATTATAATAACGTTTACAACTATCGCTTAGAAAAGGAGAGTTTTTCGCTCCCCAGTAATCTAAGAGCAAAAACCATTTGTTTCTGTTGATATCTATTTTCAGTCCagtttattgtttttattattaatgaaaCGTTACGCCTTTAAACTATACttgaaaagttattttgGTGGTTTAATATCCTCTACACTTACATTTAGCtattatataatatatattaacgAAATTGTGGTACACAAATATTGAAGTAGGATAAGGTTAAAGACTGGCATAATCTACCAGCCTCTGATAAACAAGTATGCTGTTGCTTTAGATTATTTCTATCTTAGATTTATActaaataatgaattttaaCGTGTTCTCATGTATCAGCGACCGTGATTTAGCTTATCATCGATAGCTGTGAGCAAACCACTGTATTGGTTACCTTGTGACGATCAGCGCTGATATATGGTGTACGGTAACTTAAGTTCGTCTTCCACCGACCATCAGCGTtgcaataaatatatttgcaaaattatCAGAAATAACTGGTACGCTTTTTAGTAATGTACAATAATTCACTAACGTCTTATAGATCATATATTTGGAGGGATGAACCGGAATGTTGATAAGGGATGGCAAGCACAAATTCGTCCTAATGAGAGACAGAGCATTGCCTTGCAAATGTATGccatcattttttaaaacccTTCATCTAACTTTTGTATTTAGTGCTCAAACTTTACGAATTATCTCTCCCTCAATTTCCGAAGTCCAACTCATGAATATGGCTTTGTCATTTGAGCGTCAGGCTTTTGATGGTGCCAGTAGCAAggtattgaaaaaaaaaattcaattaattttgtacTTACCAGTAATAGAATGAATACTTAACTACATGTGGCAAGAAGACAGCACAATTGAGAGATCAAATACGTGACACATTGCAGGCAACCcaaatgaaacaaatgCCTTCTGTGTATAACAATGCGGGTAATGTTGGAGCTCTCCCTACTGCCGGACCTAACAGGTTGGCAAATAATCCCAGAGTAATGCCGAGACTTCAAAACCAAAATGTTCCAATGCAAGCAGGAATGCAACAGTTTGCTAGAAATATGAAGTTGACCCCACAACAAAGGcaatttttacttcaaCAATCTCAAATCCAGCAACAAAGGCAGCAGCAACAGCAGCAGTCGCAACAACCTCAACAAACACAACAACCGCAAGCTTCATCACCAACAGCTCCCAATACAGAAGCAAACCAACAAAGATCTGGTAGTGTTCCTGGTCGAATAGTTCCTGCATTGACCCAACAACagttaaataatttatgtAATCAAATTACAGCTTTGCTTGCAAGGAATGGCAATCCACCAATTCCTATGCAAAAATTACAATCGATGCCACCTGCGAGACTTATTTCAATATATCAAAACcagattcaaaaatttcgttCATTGCAGCATATGCAGCAACAACAGCagcaacaacaacaacaacaacaacaacaacaacaacaacaacaacaacaacaacaacaacaacaacaacaacaacaacaacaacaaaagCAAGCTCCgcaaaatgctttttttccaaaccCTCAAGGTAACGTTGGTGCCCAGTCTCTTCAAAGTATGTCTCCACAAGACCAACCTTCTACTCAGCAACAGCAACCTCAGCGAACTGCTGCTCCTCCAAATAATCCTAATGTGAATGCTACGAATAATAACCGTATAAATATTGAGATGCTAAATATCCCGGTTCCTAAGCAATTGTTCGATCAAATTCCTAATTTACCTCCAAATGTCAAAATATGGAGAGATGTGTTAGAATTAGGACAATCTCAGCGTTTACCTCCGGAACAATTGAAGCTAATAGGTATGCTATATAGAAAGCACCtacaaattattttgcaGCACCGACAGCAACAGCTTAATAAAATACAGAATGCTCGAATGAACTCGCAAAATGCCCCTAATACCAATAAACTGGGGAATCCACAACCTGATAATACGGGCAACCCCCAAGCGTTCTCGCAGCAAGCATTTGCTCAGCAACagcaacaacaacaacagcAGTTGCACCGTACTTCTAATCCTACAAGTGCTTCTGTTACTTCACAAAATGGCCAACAACCGATCAATACAAAGCTTTCAGCTAATGCCGCCAAAACTAATTATCAAAGCTATTTGACAAATAAGGCTCGCAACGCTACTCAACCCACTCAGCCGCCTGTATCTCAGGTCGACTATTCAAATAATCTACCTCCTAATCTTGATACATCGTCTACATTTAGAAGTTCTGCAAGTCCTCCTTCAGCTTTTACGAAGGCGGGGAATGAAGCACTTTCAGTTCCTCTTAGTGGTGCAAGAAACACCGCTGCTTCAAGGCCTACAAACTTAGCGGCTGGAAATAGTAGTGCTTCTATCGTTCAGCAACTGCTTGAGTGTGGAGGAACTATGGGACAACAAAAGATGACTTCGCGTATTCGAGAACTCACCGAAAGAGTAATGCATAGTTTGATGCGGCCAGTGCCTCTTGATTTGCCTCATGATCAAAAGGTTATGATTGCGAGTCTTATCAAATCTGCATATCCTATGTTTAGCCGTACAAATCAACTGATTTGCCTGTTTTACTGTTTGACAGGCAATGAGGAAGCCACGATTCAATTGATACAAATGCGtcatatatttaaattacaaCTTGAAGGTCTTCAGCAAGGTGTTTTTACTTGTGCTCCGCAAACATTGGCCAAGATTAAGGAGAAAACCAGTCGCTATTTTGCCTTTGTGAAAGCTCAACTGTTAAGACTTCACCATGAAgtaaataacaataatatGAGTATTCAAAATGCTCTTGCCCATATCTCCTCGCTCCGTACTGCATCTATTAATCAACAGCAGCAGCCACAGCCACAGTCACAGCAGCAACAACAGGCTTCCCAGTTTCCTCAAGCTCCTTCTGTATCATCCAATGTACGTCCTATCAATGGATCAATTCCTAATGCGCAACCCAGTGTTCCTGGGCAAGCCCAACCTGCAGCCAAAGCAAATTCTGTTGGTAACACATCTTTTCCTGTTGACAGTAAACTTGCATTCCAATCCTTGGATGTATCTCAGCCGGATTTGCAAGCCAAACAGAAGATTGCATCACAAGTCATGAAACATGGTTTAAAACCAGAAGATCTCAAGTTACCGCCTTctaagaagaaaaagatagAAAACTTATCGACAGTTCAAAAACCTAAGGATTCAGTCGTAAATACTCCTGATGTTATAATGTCAAGTGTAGATGAAATACCTTCTAGTGTTTCTCCAGGTACTATAGCCAAAGAGGAAGGAATGGCTAAAGCTCGGGAAGAAGCAATTGCTAATCCTTTGAAGTACGCAATCGATGCATTTGTGGCTGTAGACcatgaagaagaagtttCTGCTATCAAATCATCACAGACTCCTAGTtctattttgaaaacaccTCAGTCGTTTTTCATTCCTCCGTCAACTCCAGATTTATCATTTACAGATAACAAAAACTCACTTAGTCCATCTAATATTTTGTCATTGGACggaaaattttcatttaatgaTGATTCGGAGCTTTGGGCTGATTTAGGTAATGAAATCAACTCTGAAATCGGATTTTTAAAGGAACCAGATACCATGAATCTTGCTTTGGATGCAGATAAAGATAAGACTAAAATGCAAAATAAGCTTACtcaaattaattttgatgaatCATGTTTTCTAGATCCAGCGATCGACGATAAAGATCCATGGAATGAAATGCTTcatgaaaagaaagttttgcTAAAGCAGCTTCAAGTGGGTAACGAAGATGAAGACAACATCGCATTTCCAACATCTACAAACATATGGCAAGTTgtgatttaaaattttgtgaTACGATGGTTcgcaattgttttttatttatttattgcaCGTCGtctcaaaaagcaaattggACATATTTGTCCTTCTACAATATCTTATGAATACCATAGACATATATTGTTTCTCTGTTTATTCAACGtttctccattttttgaaagcatCTGTTATGTTGAAAATTGTGATTGGGAAAAGGTTTGTATAGTCCTTGTGTTTATATacaatgataaaaatagaacctgaatttaatattttgaagatcCGGTTGTACCTTTATTAGGCACAATGCCAGAAAGTATGGCTTTTTCCCGATTAATGACCTGTCTATGAGACTCATTGTGAACATGAAAATGTCGGTATAATGAGGACCgttacaaattttatttattcatacGTTTAAGTTGATTTtagttaatttattattagtGCACCGGTTGGtgttgaaaattaatttgtAATCTcttaaatgaatatttgtATAGTTTTTAATGTTTACTATCTCAAATATTCTAAAAGTAGCTATCAGTTTATGTTTTTGCTTTGGTTCAAGAGCTTTGGTTTAACCTAACCGCCAAATAGCTATCTCGAATTACCATCTAACAtgagaaaacaaattaatatttcaaaactcCCGATAATTTATTGAgcttaataattaattaaaatttacgTATTATTGAAGTCAATAAAAGCTTTCTTTGTCTTCCATGAACAAAGAAACCTTGTGATCTCAGTCTTGTATATAACACGCTAACTCGTGGCCTActgtaaataaaagttatCTTACTAACGATATATTATTTCTTGATTCATTGAAATAAGAATCGTAGGATTTAACAATAATTGAATACAGAGATCTCCTAGCTTCATTATTAAGTACAAAATAgtcaattaatttttttatcaagcagattaattgcttttaaaCTTACAATGAATGGTATAAGGAAAAAACCAGCAACCTTGCAACTccataatataaaaacCAGCTGTTTCATTGATGGCAGTGATGATCAAAGCGATAGAACAAGGTCAAGTTCTGGAGATAGCACCTCTAATTCACTGAAGCTATCACATCATATATCTGACGAACTGATCAATGCCATATATAAAGAGTTAAAGTCGCCAGTATCACCTTGGGACAAAAACATTTCGCAGCATTCGCCATGGCTGTTGGAAGCGGCATCGAACTCCATTGGTGATTCAAGTCCTTTACTTTCACCAATCTCTCCATTAAAGTTAAgatttcataaatattCGGTTTCGAAACAGCTAAACAGCGTTGGAAAGCAGGGTTTTGGTCTTTCTTCAAACCATAGTCGTTATGCCTCACCATCCTCCCCTGCACGGCTTGCAAGAGGTGCACTTGGTGAGGAACTTAGCAATTCGCAATACAGATTAGAATGCGCCGCAATTCAGAAGCTTGTTGCTCAAAAACGAGCCAATAGAAGGAGTAGTAAAAgcactttaaaaaattctgcAAATGATATAGAGTTTTTCGATATTGAAGAAGTTTCCTCTCGCAAGGGACTAATAGACAGAACACCTTCTAAAAGAAATGTTACTTCCCGAGTTTCTGATGCGTATTCTCGTCTTAAATCTGCTGTGAAAGGCGAATCAAGCTTGTCCTTTAAAAGAAACCGATCGAAATCGAAGAGGAAAATTCAGCACCTGGGTTTGACTGAGTTTAATGGGTGGGAACACCATCAGTGCGACTGGCTATAAAATAAGTGTTACTCAGATGCTCCATGTTAGGCTACATGGTGCTAGCCATGTGGTAATTAACATTCATTTATTTCCTTCATTACTTTCTTCCTTAGTCCTCCTATCTCTTATTAGCTGGAAAGCTTTTatcatttgcatttttcttgttaaTTGGTCTTTCATTTATCTCGTCGTGTGCATTGAGATTTCCTATTTAAGTTTACGACTCATATTGTTTAAtctaatttat
This region of Schizosaccharomyces pombe strain 972h- genome assembly, chromosome: II genomic DNA includes:
- the med15 gene encoding mediator complex subunit Med15 — translated: MNRNVDKGWQAQIRPNERQSIALQIAQTLRIISPSISEVQLMNMALSFERQAFDGASSKNEYLTTCGKKTAQLRDQIRDTLQATQMKQMPSVYNNAGNVGALPTAGPNRLANNPRVMPRLQNQNVPMQAGMQQFARNMKLTPQQRQFLLQQSQIQQQRQQQQQQSQQPQQTQQPQASSPTAPNTEANQQRSGSVPGRIVPALTQQQLNNLCNQITALLARNGNPPIPMQKLQSMPPARLISIYQNQIQKFRSLQHMQQQQQQQQQQQQQQQQQQQQQQQQQQQQQQQQQKQAPQNAFFPNPQGNVGAQSLQSMSPQDQPSTQQQQPQRTAAPPNNPNVNATNNNRINIEMLNIPVPKQLFDQIPNLPPNVKIWRDVLELGQSQRLPPEQLKLIGMLYRKHLQIILQHRQQQLNKIQNARMNSQNAPNTNKLGNPQPDNTGNPQAFSQQAFAQQQQQQQQQLHRTSNPTSASVTSQNGQQPINTKLSANAAKTNYQSYLTNKARNATQPTQPPVSQVDYSNNLPPNLDTSSTFRSSASPPSAFTKAGNEALSVPLSGARNTAASRPTNLAAGNSSASIVQQLLECGGTMGQQKMTSRIRELTERVMHSLMRPVPLDLPHDQKVMIASLIKSAYPMFSRTNQLICLFYCLTGNEEATIQLIQMRHIFKLQLEGLQQGVFTCAPQTLAKIKEKTSRYFAFVKAQLLRLHHEVNNNNMSIQNALAHISSLRTASINQQQQPQPQSQQQQQASQFPQAPSVSSNVRPINGSIPNAQPSVPGQAQPAAKANSVGNTSFPVDSKLAFQSLDVSQPDLQAKQKIASQVMKHGLKPEDLKLPPSKKKKIENLSTVQKPKDSVVNTPDVIMSSVDEIPSSVSPGTIAKEEGMAKAREEAIANPLKYAIDAFVAVDHEEEVSAIKSSQTPSSILKTPQSFFIPPSTPDLSFTDNKNSLSPSNILSLDGKFSFNDDSELWADLGNEINSEIGFLKEPDTMNLALDADKDKTKMQNKLTQINFDESCFLDPAIDDKDPWNEMLHEKKVLLKQLQVGNEDEDNIAFPTSTNIWQVVI
- the puf2 gene encoding pumilio family RNA-binding protein Puf2 — translated: MHQDAMQGSIYEGSRRNTISKPSNNNPPLDMSSLNNDFGQQLDSLATGVGSGSLNGTTNPSSNFNDSNRSNISSSLRSEMEMSNNLLKNTQNDTWTSTVGLSVPENQEAMNFNEGPTGISSIASKNNSSITSKLQNNSNLSVTSSANRGRTSSVSSSYDPSFPWGPRMSSVSSGKQHLSSLSLHTHFNPSSSSTVSSDSLESSQQKAPSSSSTATPASAASEIISNKDPVVEPTHSASNAANSGSNTIRARQTTRTRSNTLPWSPRVFGPTLGYNTPPFGYPPTTSSALPNASGSSSSFFGLPTAVSASAGTSFSDISPAAPKASLENNIASNASSLLNPVGLDHFSAASGWSRDFNHLPASSLATARSSLTGNAKSGIDSSVTGMPSDNYARVVESSTAEFFDPSLASSFGLTNYRTKPLTTGFNHPRPQGHGLNTSLFNTSSGGSLKSPTFEVSNRLGDVDTVPDLPPLGSLSSRPKPSSSSRRRSQSLSAMLKTSNPYMPSPSLLSGSLANSSEHSSSPRLRGSPIHNQPVSSSKSTASLNTNNNGLRASTPEMANISTRSSSESNNTNSWPTVGDATIENLTQHEPTHALWVGNLPSGVSATTVATTFSAYGTVSSIRMLSHKHSAFLNFDSVETAKHVLEELNGKRIFFGSDPVCISFAKVASSSSESSHSAVDGLNKAFSNVSFVPSLREVYDDLINVVQSFGFKDLSKIYQILNAACELTDFAAQIPSISKAFSSRRLNAPKLRQVRKRIDNGLCTQEEVEDIAINWLDEVSDLSSDHLGNTVVQKLFDYCSDPVKEMMLERIAPHLAQIGIHKNGTWAAQKIVDVASTEAQMRLIAKHLQPYIPLLFADQFGNYVVQTCLKFGAPMNDFVFEAILNQFWVIAQSRYGSRAVRACLESPDVTEEQRVLVAAAITVYSVHLAMNGNGTLLLTYLVENMNYPHIPILLTRRFVQDIVRVCTHRLAYNSLLKIISISQGDTACGDLVVDAILDTQNDLNPNSLEKILFEQTYGPSFICKLLTHENISASHRQQLQSAVRNVLGTMEDRGSSELKKLAEVCA